The following DNA comes from Microbacterium wangchenii.
GTCCCGACCACGAGGAGCTGCAGGCCCGCAGCCCGATCTACGGCGCAGCCAAGGCCTGATCCGGGGCGGCGTCAGCCGGCGTGGGCGATCTCCTGCCAGAACGGGGCGATCACCGCGCCGCTGACGCGCAGGTCCAGCAGCAGGAACGGGCGCTCCTCGGGGGAGCGGGCCGTCCATTCGGCCACCGCATCCAGGTCGGCGACGGTGCGTACGACGACGCCCTCCGCGCCGAAGCCGCGCGCGACGGCGGCGAAGTCCACCTCGGGGATGAGCATCGGATCGAGGGCGAGACCCTTCACGCCGTAGTTGTTCACCTCGGCGCCGTACTGCGCGTCGTTCCACACGACCGCGATGCCCCGGCCGGCGGCCACCCGCACGGCGGTCTCCAGGTCGGCGAGGGCCATGAGGCCGCCGCCGTCGCCGGTCGTGAGCACGATCGTCGACTCGGGGCGCGCCACGGCGGCGCCGGGGACGCTGGGAAAGCCCAGCCCGATCGACTGATAGGCGGTGCCGACCATGATCATGCGGTCGGGGGATGCCACGGGCCAGTACATGTTCGACCAGCCCAGGAAGTGCCCGCCGTCCGAGACGATCACGCGGTCCTCGGGGAGCAGCTCGGCCAGGCGCAGCGCCGCCGACCGGGGATCCAGGCGGCCATCCGGTCCGGTCCCGGCCCCCGGCTCCTGCTGGCGTGCCGCCGCCACGTCGACGCTGTGGCGCCAGTCCGAGGGGCGCGCGCCGCGCGCACGAAGGCGCCGCAGGATCTCGCCGGCGACCTCGGCGGCGTCACCGCGGACATAGCCCCCGACGTTCGGATGCGTCGCGGTGGGCGCCACGTCCACCTGGAAGACGCGCGCGCCGGGGGCGAAGAGCTCGCCGAAGCGCATCGTGAACTGGTTCAGCGCGGCGCCGAAGACCACCGCCACGTCGGCCTCCCGCACGAGCGCCATCGCGCCGGGTGCGCCGAAGCCGC
Coding sequences within:
- a CDS encoding thiamine pyrophosphate-binding protein is translated as MPSVSAHVAATLSRSLDTVFGVMGNGNAYFLDALERDTAARFVAVRHEAAGVAAADAYFRASGRIAAATATYGAGFTNTLTALAEAVQARTPLVLLVGDEPTSGLRPWGVDQIALADGVGARTYTVGHRDAAATVAIAIEHAHTYRVPVVLAIPYDLATRDAGPVPATADPVPDPQLPPRTPFAEAVLDGIVEALAGARRPVLLGGRGAWLASAGAVLGDLAEATGALTASTALGRGLFPDARFDLGVAGGFGAPGAMALVREADVAVVFGAALNQFTMRFGELFAPGARVFQVDVAPTATHPNVGGYVRGDAAEVAGEILRRLRARGARPSDWRHSVDVAAARQQEPGAGTGPDGRLDPRSAALRLAELLPEDRVIVSDGGHFLGWSNMYWPVASPDRMIMVGTAYQSIGLGFPSVPGAAVARPESTIVLTTGDGGGLMALADLETAVRVAAGRGIAVVWNDAQYGAEVNNYGVKGLALDPMLIPEVDFAAVARGFGAEGVVVRTVADLDAVAEWTARSPEERPFLLLDLRVSGAVIAPFWQEIAHAG